The following proteins are co-located in the Leptospira weilii genome:
- a CDS encoding ATP-binding protein — translation MQNSNQGKLLEMKLRPIWAEIERAREECRNFLEELGSSDETRDALCMIASEILENAIKYGHFTSESQEFTFKLESGKDGMLVQAWSPLPSAGIVENLRRLDSIVQWIRSFQSPFQAYLERLKLVAGQPLEDNESGLGLIRIAYEGEAILDFYVNEDDILYVSALQPKIDREQVV, via the coding sequence ATGCAAAATAGCAACCAAGGCAAATTGCTTGAAATGAAACTTCGTCCTATTTGGGCGGAGATAGAACGGGCAAGAGAAGAGTGTCGTAATTTTTTGGAAGAGCTGGGTTCATCGGACGAAACCAGGGACGCGCTTTGTATGATCGCATCCGAGATTCTTGAGAACGCGATCAAATACGGTCATTTCACAAGTGAAAGCCAAGAGTTTACTTTTAAATTAGAATCAGGTAAGGACGGAATGCTCGTGCAAGCTTGGAGCCCTCTCCCTTCCGCGGGAATCGTAGAAAATCTGCGTCGTCTCGATTCTATCGTTCAATGGATTCGAAGTTTTCAATCTCCGTTTCAAGCTTATTTAGAAAGACTGAAACTTGTGGCAGGACAACCCTTAGAAGACAATGAAAGCGGACTAGGACTCATTCGTATCGCTTATGAAGGCGAGGCAATTCTCGATTTTTATGTAAACGAAGATGACATTCTCTATGTATCGGCCCTACAACCGAAAATAGATAGGGAGCAGGTGGTTTAA
- a CDS encoding class I SAM-dependent methyltransferase: MIVEHTIVGLLQTNGNITNVEVCGHSRYSFQIRLPKAPQYIVPFNADGFIIELDGKRIELGRCRMLPVKHAATSAALPQYLVLLLDDTVDVVDLIGKKRFTVYDTGLFNLQLILNQKEKVNQRFKEYSANLTFELNVYKQFFDDLDRKFLKEPGPVQEHLHQMILEREGQTFMEFFESKVLELQEQTKNFSKDENEAHGFFFRKQVWDFILHSAFMLRTNLKPRGYAGDYEMMKMIYENEIMGKSLFARLLHSYPLQIPAANAVRNRRRMIADQIREAVENHDNADFRAMSVACGPADEIGEAFSDMVELKKIHFTLLDQDMEALRVAMNTVNQLELEKGISIHVRYINDSVRSMLRIRDLPGTWGRFDFIYSMGLFDYLTPPVARAVLARLFEMLRPGGKLIVGNFHVSNPDKAFMEYWLDWVLYHRTEEEMLELASTLPGHSRIFFEKTGCQMFLEMRAPNG; encoded by the coding sequence ATGATCGTCGAACATACCATCGTCGGTTTACTCCAAACGAATGGGAACATTACGAACGTAGAAGTGTGCGGACATTCGCGCTATTCTTTTCAAATTCGGCTTCCGAAAGCGCCGCAATACATCGTTCCATTTAACGCCGACGGTTTTATCATCGAATTGGATGGAAAGAGAATCGAACTCGGTAGATGTAGGATGCTTCCCGTTAAACATGCGGCTACTTCCGCCGCTCTTCCTCAGTATTTGGTATTGCTTCTAGACGATACCGTAGACGTGGTCGATCTGATCGGCAAAAAGAGATTCACCGTATATGACACCGGACTTTTTAATTTGCAATTGATACTCAATCAAAAAGAAAAAGTGAATCAACGTTTTAAAGAATACAGCGCCAATCTCACGTTCGAATTGAACGTATATAAACAATTCTTCGACGATTTGGATCGGAAATTTTTAAAAGAACCGGGACCGGTTCAGGAACATTTGCATCAAATGATTCTGGAGCGGGAAGGTCAGACGTTTATGGAGTTTTTCGAATCCAAAGTACTGGAACTCCAGGAACAAACAAAAAATTTCTCTAAGGACGAAAACGAAGCGCACGGATTTTTTTTCAGAAAACAGGTCTGGGACTTTATTCTTCATTCCGCTTTTATGTTGCGGACGAATTTAAAACCTCGCGGATACGCGGGGGACTACGAAATGATGAAGATGATTTATGAAAATGAAATCATGGGCAAATCTCTTTTCGCAAGGTTGTTGCACAGTTATCCTCTGCAAATTCCGGCCGCAAATGCGGTGCGCAATCGGCGCAGGATGATCGCGGATCAAATTCGGGAGGCCGTAGAAAATCACGACAATGCAGATTTTCGGGCTATGTCCGTCGCTTGCGGCCCTGCGGATGAAATCGGAGAAGCTTTCAGCGATATGGTCGAGTTGAAAAAAATTCACTTTACCTTGCTTGATCAGGATATGGAAGCGCTTCGAGTTGCGATGAATACGGTGAATCAGCTCGAACTTGAAAAAGGAATTTCGATTCACGTTAGATACATCAACGATTCCGTACGTTCCATGCTCCGTATCCGAGATCTTCCCGGAACTTGGGGAAGATTCGACTTCATCTATTCGATGGGACTTTTCGATTATCTAACTCCTCCGGTTGCAAGAGCGGTACTCGCGAGACTTTTCGAGATGCTCAGGCCCGGCGGCAAGTTGATCGTAGGAAACTTTCACGTCAGTAATCCTGATAAAGCGTTTATGGAGTATTGGTTGGACTGGGTTCTGTATCATAGAACGGAAGAAGAAATGTTAGAATTGGCTTCCACTCTTCCGGGGCATAGTCGCATCTTTTTCGAAAAAACCGGATGCCAAATGTTTCTGGAGATGCGGGCGCCTAACGGTTAA
- a CDS encoding adenylate/guanylate cyclase domain-containing protein gives MLEFANRASQASRILVVEDERIVARDIQEILQKFGYTSIGLATNGEKAIQMAREIRPDLVLIDIVLGTGFIDGVETVVKLKEILDVPVIYVTADSDEATLKRARVTEPFGYILKPVNVRELEITVEMCLYRHKMEKRFREDASWLTTTLSSIGDGVIATDSISRVKFLNPVAEALLGINEKAVRGRIVDDVMHLRDTKGVIIQNLVSYATINQSPAVFEHVILSGSNGRSTPVICTVAPIHDTNGTSHGCVFTLRDISELHAKSQELNKRMEDVEQAKRLLEKYFPENLVDYLIDEKRQTELEGKNVQATMLFCDVRNSTGIAETLDPDEFAAFLSELFTGLMDITYANGGSVNKLLGDGLLITFGCPFPEEEDTINCVRLALQIREYLRAFNDNRNPKILTPVAMGIGISTGNVFAGNIGSSRHMEYTVLGDAVNTASRLEALTKTTGHDILLDSFTSDFIRHEINVKAIGTFLLRGKKEPQEIFFPVGML, from the coding sequence ATGTTAGAATTTGCGAATCGGGCGTCACAGGCTTCACGGATTCTTGTCGTCGAAGACGAAAGGATCGTAGCGCGTGATATTCAAGAGATTTTACAGAAATTCGGTTACACTTCGATCGGTCTAGCGACTAACGGAGAAAAAGCGATCCAGATGGCCCGGGAAATTCGCCCGGATCTTGTGTTGATCGATATTGTTCTCGGCACCGGGTTTATAGACGGGGTTGAAACCGTAGTCAAGTTAAAAGAAATACTGGATGTTCCGGTGATCTATGTGACCGCAGACAGCGACGAGGCCACTCTGAAAAGGGCGCGTGTAACGGAACCGTTCGGATATATTCTCAAACCGGTGAATGTTCGAGAACTTGAGATCACGGTTGAGATGTGCCTCTATCGGCATAAGATGGAGAAACGTTTTCGTGAAGATGCAAGCTGGTTGACTACCACTTTGAGTTCGATAGGAGACGGGGTGATCGCTACCGATTCGATTTCCAGAGTTAAGTTTTTAAATCCGGTTGCGGAAGCCCTTTTGGGAATAAACGAAAAAGCGGTTCGAGGTAGAATAGTGGACGATGTAATGCATTTAAGAGACACGAAAGGTGTAATCATTCAAAATTTAGTTTCTTATGCTACGATCAATCAGTCGCCCGCCGTTTTTGAACACGTGATTCTTTCCGGCTCCAATGGACGAAGTACTCCCGTTATCTGTACGGTAGCTCCGATTCATGATACGAACGGAACTTCTCACGGCTGTGTTTTCACCTTACGGGATATAAGCGAACTGCATGCTAAATCGCAAGAACTCAACAAACGAATGGAGGATGTGGAACAGGCAAAACGTCTGTTGGAGAAATATTTTCCGGAAAACTTGGTGGACTACCTCATCGATGAAAAACGGCAAACGGAACTCGAAGGAAAGAATGTTCAAGCTACGATGTTATTCTGCGACGTTCGAAATTCCACGGGGATCGCCGAAACGTTGGATCCGGACGAGTTCGCGGCTTTTTTGAGCGAGTTGTTTACGGGGCTTATGGATATCACGTATGCGAACGGAGGCTCGGTAAATAAATTACTCGGAGACGGTCTTTTGATCACTTTTGGCTGTCCTTTCCCGGAAGAAGAGGATACAATCAACTGCGTTCGATTGGCTCTGCAAATTCGAGAGTATCTACGCGCGTTTAATGATAATCGAAATCCAAAAATTCTCACTCCCGTGGCGATGGGAATCGGGATTTCGACCGGGAACGTGTTTGCGGGAAACATCGGCTCGTCGCGACACATGGAATACACCGTGTTAGGCGATGCGGTCAATACCGCGAGCAGACTGGAAGCTCTTACGAAAACGACGGGTCATGATATACTTTTGGATTCTTTTACTTCCGATTTTATTCGTCATGAAATCAACGTCAAAGCAATCGGTACATTTTTGCTACGAGGTAAAAAGGAACCGCAAGAAATATTCTTCCCGGTTGGGATGTTATGA